One window of the Salvia splendens isolate huo1 chromosome 1, SspV2, whole genome shotgun sequence genome contains the following:
- the LOC121750756 gene encoding zinc finger CCCH domain-containing protein 56-like isoform X2 gives MDDMCEKEMPVEPNLTLNRSERSFQFDVESDPPNKRAKKAIEKVLYKTRPCFQFRAGSCPFAENCEFAHSMEELRELPHSHKEEPMRLSEQPREVSQIPVVGLNEVKHRPSPRQHCKGFLSTAGCQNGEKCLLIHNEHYMERKSAAICVLPGSGGGFKSNGTTSNWKARLCTKWDLTWMCGYGKNCTFAHGLAELQHYRGRQVKKEDSGSSALGANQVASVPAKASVGHVPYSYHIGAPPRRLSGEIPRTGEIAIRNWKGPDKISKIYGDLIDDLK, from the exons ATGGATGATATGTGTGAAAAAGAAATGCCTGTTGAACCTAATTTAACGTTAAATCGTAGCGAAAGATCATTCCAATTTGATGTGGAAAGTGATCCACCAAATAAAAGAGCAAAGAAGGCCATTGAAAAGGTGCTTTACAAGACAAGACCGTGTTTCCAATTCCGTGCTGGCTCTTGTCCATTCGCTGAAAATTGTGAATTTGCTCATAGTATGGAGGAACTTAGGGAACTGCCTCATAGTCACAAGGAAGAACCGATGCGCTTATCAGAGCAGCCAAGGGAGGTATCTCAGATACCAGTTGTGGGTTTAAATGAAGTTAAACATAGACCTAGTCCGAGGCAGCACTGCAAGGGTTTTTTGTCTACGGCTGGTTGCCAGAATGGTGAGAAATGCCTTCTCATTCACAATGAGCATTATATGGAAAGAAAATCTGCAGCAATATGTGTGCTTCCTGGctctggtggtggatttaagaGCAATGGAACTACTTCAAATTGGAAAGCAAGGCTTTGTACCAAGTGGGACTTAACATGGATGTGTGGTTATGGAAAGAACTGCACTTTTGCTCATGGATTAGCAG AGCTGCAGCATTACCGTGGACGGCAAGTGAAGAAAGAAGATAGTGGTTCTTCAGCCTTGGGTGCCAATCAGGTGGCGTCAGTACCAGCTAAAGCTTCTGTGGGTCATGTTCCTTACTCATATCATATTGGAGCTCCACCACGAAGGCTGTCTGGTGAGATACCGAGGACTGGAGAGATAGCTATCCGGAACTGGAAAGGCCCGGACAAAATTAGCAAAATTTATGGTGACTTGATTGATGACCTCAAGTAG
- the LOC121750679 gene encoding F-box/kelch-repeat protein SKIP4-like isoform X1, with product MDCVESFTNVDCSKMETDSLLKSLDQSLIPGIPDDVALSCLARVPRKYHPVLTCVSKSWRYLVGSEEWFWYRLNHHLEETWIYSLCRDKSEQLCMYALDPNQFRRGWRQIHGPPGSFLRRKGVGFEVLGKKIYLFGGCGWIEDATDEVYSYDASTNTWARGAPLPTARCFFAHETLDGKIYAIGGLGSESSDQHSWDIYDSQTSSWSSHVDINVIPDIEDSAVMDGKIYVRAHISASSSQLNAAVYDPSSWTWQQADSDVACWCGPIVVVDGILYILDQNSGVRLMMWQKDTRVWIGLRRFSEHLVHTPCRLVAVGKKMFVVGRGLNTVMFDVESASCVDGVLVSSSVLKLDCVDEVISCKSLAI from the exons ATGGATTGTGTGGAAAGCTTTACAAATGTGGATTGCTCAAAAATGGAGACGGATTCCCTTCTGAAGTCTCTTGACCAATCTCTGATACCTGGAATTCCAGATGATGTTGCACTTTCTTGCTTGGCAAGAGTTCCTCGAAAGTATCATCCGGTTCTCACCTGTGTTTCGAAAAGTTGGAGGTATTTGGTCGGCAGTGAAGAGTGGTTTTGGTACAGGCTGAATCATCACCTGGAAGAGACATGGATTTATTCTCTCTGCAGAGACAAGTCAGAGCAACTTTGCATGTATGCTTTAGACCCCAATCAATTTAGAAGAGGTTGGAGGCAAATTCATGGCCCTCCAGGTAGCTTCCTGAGGAGGAAAGGTGTTGGGTTTGAAGTATTGGGAAAGAAAATTTACTTGTTTGGAGGTTGTGGTTGGATTGAGGATGCCACCGACGAAGTCTACTCTTATGATGCTTCCACAAACACATGGGCTAGAGGCGCTCCCTTACCCACTGCTAG GTGCTTTTTTGCACATGAAACACTAGATGGGAAAATCTATGCTATTGGTGGGCTCGGATCGGAATCAAGCGATCAGCATTCCTGGGATATATATGATAGCCAGACGAGTTCTTGGAGTTCTCATGTGGATATAAATGTCATACCAGACATTGAAGACTCAGCTGTCATGGATGGCAAGATTTACGTACGAGCTCATATCTCAGCTTCGTCATCCCAATTGAATGCTGCTGTATATGATCCCTCCAGTTGGACATGGCAACAGGCTGATAGTGATGTGGCATGTTGGTGTGGTCCTATAGTTGTGGTAGATGGTATCTTATACATACTAGACCAAAACTCGGGAGTGagattgatgatgtggcagaaggataCGAGAGTGTGGATTGGTCTACGGAGATTCTCCGAGCACCTTGTACACACCCCCTGCCGACTCGTGGCAGTCGGGAAGAAGATGTTTGTTGTTGGGAGAGGACTCAATACTGTGATGTTTGATGTTGAGAGTGCAAGCTGTGTAGATGGTGTGCTAGTGAGTTCTTCTGTCTTGAAACTTGATTGCGTTGATGAAGTGATAAGTTGTAAGTCATTGGCAATTTGA
- the LOC121750679 gene encoding F-box/kelch-repeat protein SKIP4-like isoform X2: MDCVESFTNVDCSKMETDSLLKSLDQSLIPGIPDDVALSCLARVPRKYHPVLTCVSKSWRYLVGSEEWFWYRLNHHLEETWIYSLCRDKSEQLCMYALDPNQFRRGWRQIHGPPGSFLRRKGVGFEVLGKKIYLFGGCGWIEDATDEVYSYDASTNTWARGAPLPTARCFFAHETLDGKIYAIGGLGSESSDQHSWDIYDSQTSSWSSHVDINVIPDIEDSAVMDGKIYVRAHISASSSQLNAAVYDPSSWTWQQADSDVACWCGPIVVVDGILYILDQNSGVRLMMWQKDTRVWIGLRRFSEHLVHTPCRLVAVGKKMFVVGRGLNTVMFDVESASCVDGVLVSSSVLKLDCVDEVIS; encoded by the exons ATGGATTGTGTGGAAAGCTTTACAAATGTGGATTGCTCAAAAATGGAGACGGATTCCCTTCTGAAGTCTCTTGACCAATCTCTGATACCTGGAATTCCAGATGATGTTGCACTTTCTTGCTTGGCAAGAGTTCCTCGAAAGTATCATCCGGTTCTCACCTGTGTTTCGAAAAGTTGGAGGTATTTGGTCGGCAGTGAAGAGTGGTTTTGGTACAGGCTGAATCATCACCTGGAAGAGACATGGATTTATTCTCTCTGCAGAGACAAGTCAGAGCAACTTTGCATGTATGCTTTAGACCCCAATCAATTTAGAAGAGGTTGGAGGCAAATTCATGGCCCTCCAGGTAGCTTCCTGAGGAGGAAAGGTGTTGGGTTTGAAGTATTGGGAAAGAAAATTTACTTGTTTGGAGGTTGTGGTTGGATTGAGGATGCCACCGACGAAGTCTACTCTTATGATGCTTCCACAAACACATGGGCTAGAGGCGCTCCCTTACCCACTGCTAG GTGCTTTTTTGCACATGAAACACTAGATGGGAAAATCTATGCTATTGGTGGGCTCGGATCGGAATCAAGCGATCAGCATTCCTGGGATATATATGATAGCCAGACGAGTTCTTGGAGTTCTCATGTGGATATAAATGTCATACCAGACATTGAAGACTCAGCTGTCATGGATGGCAAGATTTACGTACGAGCTCATATCTCAGCTTCGTCATCCCAATTGAATGCTGCTGTATATGATCCCTCCAGTTGGACATGGCAACAGGCTGATAGTGATGTGGCATGTTGGTGTGGTCCTATAGTTGTGGTAGATGGTATCTTATACATACTAGACCAAAACTCGGGAGTGagattgatgatgtggcagaaggataCGAGAGTGTGGATTGGTCTACGGAGATTCTCCGAGCACCTTGTACACACCCCCTGCCGACTCGTGGCAGTCGGGAAGAAGATGTTTGTTGTTGGGAGAGGACTCAATACTGTGATGTTTGATGTTGAGAGTGCAAGCTGTGTAGATGGTGTGCTAGTGAGTTCTTCTGTCTTGAAACTTGATTGCGTTGATGAAGTGATAAGTT AA
- the LOC121750756 gene encoding zinc finger CCCH domain-containing protein 56-like isoform X1 — MDDMCEKEMPVEPNLTLNRSERSFQFDVESDPPNKRAKKAIEKVLYKTRPCFQFRAGSCPFAENCEFAHSMEELRELPHSHKEEPMRLSEQPREVSQIPVVGLNEVKHRPSPRQHCKGFLSTAGCQNGEKCLLIHNEHYMERKSAAICVLPGSGGGFKSNGTTSNWKARLCTKWDLTWMCGYGKNCTFAHGLADSSLELVSAELVLSKNTIFEATLELAKQGVIKLQHYRGRQVKKEDSGSSALGANQVASVPAKASVGHVPYSYHIGAPPRRLSGEIPRTGEIAIRNWKGPDKISKIYGDLIDDLK, encoded by the exons ATGGATGATATGTGTGAAAAAGAAATGCCTGTTGAACCTAATTTAACGTTAAATCGTAGCGAAAGATCATTCCAATTTGATGTGGAAAGTGATCCACCAAATAAAAGAGCAAAGAAGGCCATTGAAAAGGTGCTTTACAAGACAAGACCGTGTTTCCAATTCCGTGCTGGCTCTTGTCCATTCGCTGAAAATTGTGAATTTGCTCATAGTATGGAGGAACTTAGGGAACTGCCTCATAGTCACAAGGAAGAACCGATGCGCTTATCAGAGCAGCCAAGGGAGGTATCTCAGATACCAGTTGTGGGTTTAAATGAAGTTAAACATAGACCTAGTCCGAGGCAGCACTGCAAGGGTTTTTTGTCTACGGCTGGTTGCCAGAATGGTGAGAAATGCCTTCTCATTCACAATGAGCATTATATGGAAAGAAAATCTGCAGCAATATGTGTGCTTCCTGGctctggtggtggatttaagaGCAATGGAACTACTTCAAATTGGAAAGCAAGGCTTTGTACCAAGTGGGACTTAACATGGATGTGTGGTTATGGAAAGAACTGCACTTTTGCTCATGGATTAGCAG ACTCTTCCCTTGAGTTGGTCAGTGCAGAATTGGTTTTGTCCAAAAACACGATCTTCGAAGCCACACTAGAGCTTGCAAAACAAGGAGTTATTA AGCTGCAGCATTACCGTGGACGGCAAGTGAAGAAAGAAGATAGTGGTTCTTCAGCCTTGGGTGCCAATCAGGTGGCGTCAGTACCAGCTAAAGCTTCTGTGGGTCATGTTCCTTACTCATATCATATTGGAGCTCCACCACGAAGGCTGTCTGGTGAGATACCGAGGACTGGAGAGATAGCTATCCGGAACTGGAAAGGCCCGGACAAAATTAGCAAAATTTATGGTGACTTGATTGATGACCTCAAGTAG